The proteins below are encoded in one region of Bremerella sp. P1:
- a CDS encoding ABC transporter ATP-binding protein, translating into MVDHNSDLPMIEADRLSKFYGIFAASREISFKVHRGEVVAFLGPNGAGKSTTMKLLTGYLSPSEGVARIAGYNMATQRLQGSSVLGYLPENGPLYPDATPHSLLWFIGEARGMSPAKRTERIDAVVDLCNLHTVLYKPISKLSKGYKQRVGMAQAILHEPEVLILDEPTSGLDPNQIRGVRDMIRRLGQEKTILLSTHIFQEVDALATRAIVINEGRLIYDGSIDGMKQPGETLDDAFYRMTKGVNALTTPEGEEATPDS; encoded by the coding sequence ATGGTTGATCACAACTCCGATCTGCCGATGATCGAGGCCGACCGGCTTTCCAAATTCTATGGAATCTTTGCCGCCTCCCGAGAAATCAGCTTCAAGGTCCATCGTGGCGAGGTGGTGGCGTTTCTCGGCCCCAATGGTGCCGGCAAAAGCACGACCATGAAGCTGCTTACCGGGTATCTATCACCAAGCGAAGGGGTTGCCCGGATCGCCGGCTACAACATGGCCACCCAGCGATTGCAGGGCTCGTCGGTGCTGGGATACCTTCCCGAAAACGGTCCGCTCTACCCGGATGCCACTCCGCACAGCTTGCTCTGGTTCATCGGCGAGGCCCGCGGCATGAGCCCGGCCAAACGCACCGAACGCATCGATGCCGTGGTGGACCTGTGTAACCTGCATACCGTGCTGTACAAGCCGATCTCGAAGCTTTCCAAGGGTTACAAGCAGCGTGTCGGCATGGCTCAAGCCATTTTGCATGAACCAGAAGTGCTGATCCTGGACGAACCAACGTCCGGACTCGACCCGAATCAAATCCGTGGCGTGCGTGACATGATTCGTCGCCTGGGACAAGAGAAGACGATTCTGCTCTCGACACACATCTTCCAGGAAGTCGACGCACTGGCGACCCGGGCCATCGTGATCAACGAAGGTCGACTCATCTACGACGGAAGCATTGATGGAATGAAGCAACCAGGCGAAACCCTGGACGACGCTTTCTATCGGATGACCAAAGGGGTAAACGCATTGACGACCCCAGAAGGTGAAGAAGCGACCCCGGATAGCTAA
- a CDS encoding Gldg family protein — protein sequence MSVEFYAKLATLVLFDLLFMLAFFILLIPLSVAKKASYAVMKRNFKSYFSNPTGYVFLAIFVLLTSMAAFWPHEFFNANLANLNELNSQITLIMLIFIPTITMGLWADEKRLGTDELLLTLPATDFDIVIGKYLAAVSVFSVSLVFSQLCNFLVLDALSLGSLDAGLFITTYIGYWFIGLTMIALGMVASFMTNNLTLGFVLGILVNAPFVLLQYSDAFVTQNEWVGFLSEASMGKQFADFGRGVISISSLAYFLMMTVVGIYLAMVLIGRRHWLGGKDGESLLGHYLIRSTCLLAIAFAATLFFVMNDIRWDYTENGTSSLLPQTKQLVRNLSTDQPVRIEAFVSGSVPKNYAQTKLDLINYLNEFRALSGSKINVVIHDGLEPFSETADIARETYGIQPRELISQERGALAQEEVILGAAVQRGLEKVVIPFFDNGVPVEYELVRSIGTVSEKKRKRLGVLQTDAQLFGGIQQNPLGGYQNIPPQQIITELEKQYDVIEVDASSAIDPSSYDVLLAVQPSSLSPPAMKNFVDAIKAGIPTAVFDDPAPTLMGQATPIGQDKRNPFPGRRPPEQKGDIRQLWDLLHISMPGKQLPTDRYYQPYIVWQDYNPEVRLRNLGAITKEYVFADRFTPGAPEYEALNNEVDVTQDLRQMLFLFAGAIKKQPGYPKTMTFTPLVTTGTKIGTITFQDLSSARQDQRRIEAKRQPVYGPNGGAPDPFVLAALIQGTPPSVAKNATKAEDAADAEKKEGDEAETDKPEKSDGSINVAMVSDIDLLHSVFVQLRAQSADSSEMQIDNTNFLLNLIDKLAGDDEYIPIRSRSEPIARLGLMERLTESAKTEGDKALREAALNAQAQQEQLEKELQKPLEDLNMKINTLNARANQGGEIRPEDLREVQALQLELAQRQADVQNKQRAAVQKIEANLEREQERITRELNRRILYYQNQVKTLAVALPPIPPIVIGIVVFVIRRLKEREGLSKDRIIK from the coding sequence ATGTCCGTCGAGTTTTACGCCAAGTTAGCAACGCTCGTACTGTTCGATCTATTGTTCATGTTGGCGTTCTTCATCCTGCTCATTCCGCTTTCGGTAGCCAAGAAGGCTTCGTATGCCGTGATGAAGCGGAACTTCAAGTCGTACTTCAGCAACCCAACCGGGTACGTCTTTCTCGCGATCTTCGTTTTGCTGACCTCGATGGCGGCGTTCTGGCCCCATGAGTTCTTTAACGCGAACCTGGCGAATCTCAACGAACTCAATTCCCAGATCACGCTCATCATGCTGATCTTCATCCCGACCATCACCATGGGTTTGTGGGCGGATGAAAAGCGACTGGGGACCGACGAATTACTGTTAACACTACCGGCCACCGACTTTGACATCGTGATCGGTAAGTACTTGGCGGCGGTATCGGTGTTTAGCGTCTCGTTGGTCTTCTCGCAGCTCTGTAACTTTCTGGTGCTGGACGCGCTGTCGCTCGGCTCGCTCGACGCAGGCCTCTTTATCACCACTTACATCGGCTACTGGTTCATCGGCTTGACGATGATTGCTTTGGGGATGGTGGCTTCGTTCATGACGAACAACCTGACCCTGGGCTTTGTGCTGGGTATTTTGGTGAACGCTCCTTTTGTTCTTTTGCAATACTCGGACGCGTTTGTCACGCAAAACGAATGGGTTGGCTTCCTGAGCGAAGCGAGTATGGGCAAGCAGTTCGCGGACTTCGGTCGCGGGGTGATCTCGATCAGCTCGCTGGCGTACTTCCTGATGATGACGGTCGTCGGTATTTACCTGGCAATGGTCCTCATCGGTCGACGTCACTGGCTGGGGGGTAAAGATGGCGAGTCCCTCTTGGGGCATTACCTGATCCGCTCGACCTGTCTGCTGGCGATCGCGTTCGCAGCCACGCTGTTCTTTGTGATGAATGACATCCGCTGGGACTATACCGAGAACGGTACCAGCAGCCTGCTTCCTCAAACCAAGCAGTTGGTTCGTAACCTCTCGACCGACCAGCCCGTGCGTATCGAAGCGTTTGTCAGCGGCAGCGTTCCGAAGAACTACGCCCAAACCAAGCTCGACTTGATTAACTACCTAAACGAGTTCCGTGCGTTGAGTGGCTCGAAGATCAACGTGGTGATTCACGACGGCCTGGAACCGTTCAGCGAAACGGCCGACATCGCTCGCGAGACCTACGGCATTCAGCCCCGCGAGTTGATCTCGCAGGAACGTGGAGCGTTGGCTCAGGAAGAAGTCATCCTGGGTGCCGCCGTTCAGCGTGGCCTAGAGAAAGTAGTGATTCCATTCTTCGACAATGGTGTTCCCGTCGAGTACGAACTGGTTCGTTCGATTGGTACCGTTTCAGAGAAGAAACGTAAACGCTTGGGCGTTCTGCAAACCGATGCTCAATTATTCGGCGGGATTCAACAGAACCCACTGGGCGGCTACCAGAACATTCCACCTCAGCAGATCATTACGGAATTGGAGAAGCAATACGACGTGATTGAAGTTGATGCCTCGTCAGCGATCGATCCAAGCTCGTACGACGTGCTGCTTGCCGTTCAGCCGTCGAGCCTGTCGCCTCCGGCGATGAAGAACTTCGTCGACGCAATCAAAGCAGGCATTCCGACCGCCGTCTTCGACGACCCGGCTCCGACCCTCATGGGACAAGCCACGCCAATCGGCCAGGACAAGCGCAACCCATTCCCCGGCCGACGTCCGCCCGAACAAAAGGGAGACATTCGACAGCTGTGGGACCTGCTGCACATTTCGATGCCTGGCAAGCAATTGCCAACCGATCGCTACTATCAACCGTACATCGTCTGGCAGGATTACAATCCGGAAGTTCGTCTACGCAACCTGGGGGCGATCACCAAAGAGTACGTCTTCGCCGATCGCTTCACTCCCGGTGCGCCTGAATACGAAGCGTTGAACAACGAGGTCGACGTGACGCAGGATCTTCGCCAGATGCTCTTCCTGTTCGCAGGGGCCATCAAGAAGCAGCCAGGCTACCCGAAAACAATGACCTTTACCCCGCTGGTCACCACCGGTACGAAGATCGGGACAATCACGTTTCAAGACCTAAGTAGCGCCCGGCAGGATCAGCGACGCATCGAAGCAAAGCGGCAACCGGTTTATGGCCCCAACGGAGGTGCACCTGATCCGTTTGTCTTAGCAGCCCTCATCCAAGGCACACCTCCTTCGGTCGCCAAGAACGCCACCAAGGCGGAAGATGCTGCTGACGCCGAAAAGAAGGAAGGCGACGAAGCAGAAACGGATAAGCCAGAAAAGTCCGATGGCTCAATCAATGTGGCCATGGTCAGCGATATCGACCTGCTTCATTCGGTCTTCGTGCAACTGCGTGCTCAAAGTGCCGACAGCTCTGAAATGCAGATCGATAACACGAACTTCCTCTTGAACCTGATCGACAAGCTGGCCGGTGACGACGAGTACATTCCCATCCGTAGCCGAAGTGAACCAATCGCTCGCCTTGGGCTGATGGAACGCTTAACGGAATCGGCCAAGACCGAAGGGGACAAGGCTCTGCGAGAAGCGGCACTCAACGCTCAGGCACAGCAAGAACAACTGGAGAAAGAACTTCAGAAGCCGCTGGAAGATCTGAACATGAAGATCAACACGCTCAACGCTCGAGCCAACCAAGGGGGCGAGATTCGTCCTGAAGACCTGCGTGAAGTTCAGGCACTGCAGTTGGAACTGGCCCAGCGTCAGGCAGACGTTCAGAACAAGCAGCGTGCCGCCGTTCAAAAGATCGAAGCCAATCTCGAGCGTGAACAAGAGCGTATCACGCGTGAGTTGAATCGTAGGATTCTGTACTACCAGAACCAGGTCAAAACCTTGGCCGTTGCCCTTCCGCCAATCCCACCGATCGTGATCGGCATCGTCGTCTTTGTCATTCGACGCTTGAAGGAACGTGAGGGATTGTCGAAAGACCGAATTATCAAGTAG
- a CDS encoding DUF4340 domain-containing protein — MSEAVKTLIFLAVAVVMGGLAYVSRPAPATSAPEEEVNQPLFPTFTDPLQAESMQITRFDSERGQIRRFEVANTSDGWQIKSKGGYPANATEHMTKAANSLVDLKVLRIVSDLPGQQAEYGVVEPNANAISAADEGVGQMVTIEDKTDKTLANLIVGAADKEDPQLRYVRVPGRDRIYLVRLDPTVFSTEFSDWIDKDLLQLNPFDVASLRFRNYTMQVANNQIQALPQMDATVAFDAERSSWSLLNLKEAAPGDQTQLAAAELPADEKLNTEKLDEIRNSLDDLTIVDVFRKPEQLAEVLKQGEGLKGLKQEDLPTLVSNGFFPYLMPGETEPQLVGLNGELVIETQDAIRYRLLFGLEKLGGDNKDQKQQYLFVQTELVDEMLPPPMLQEVPEIKEGEDQDIEAQAKAREKILQDNDAKMTEYREMKNLATRKIYELNTRFADWYYVVKAEDVAKILLNRDQLGVPINQPTNQPSGVPGRVFPGGPGTGMMRPPAAQQPMTQPMPQSEPMDKPASEEPADQPPADQPPAGDKPAGDETPKEEAATKEEPAETPSEPMKPAEDMAEPATEEKPAETEETPDATPESDTPAEESAE; from the coding sequence ATGAGTGAAGCCGTTAAAACGTTGATCTTTCTGGCCGTGGCTGTCGTCATGGGAGGCTTGGCCTACGTCTCGCGCCCTGCACCGGCAACCAGTGCACCGGAGGAGGAAGTCAATCAGCCCCTCTTCCCGACTTTTACCGATCCGTTGCAAGCCGAGTCGATGCAGATTACCCGCTTCGATTCCGAGCGTGGTCAGATCCGCCGCTTTGAAGTCGCCAACACCAGCGACGGTTGGCAGATCAAGTCCAAAGGAGGCTACCCGGCCAACGCGACCGAGCACATGACCAAGGCCGCTAACAGCCTGGTCGACTTGAAGGTGCTGCGGATCGTCAGCGATCTTCCCGGTCAGCAAGCGGAATATGGTGTCGTGGAACCCAACGCCAACGCTATTTCGGCCGCCGACGAAGGGGTGGGCCAGATGGTCACCATCGAAGACAAAACCGACAAGACACTCGCCAACCTGATTGTGGGTGCGGCCGATAAAGAAGATCCACAATTGCGGTACGTGCGTGTTCCAGGCCGCGACCGAATCTACCTGGTTCGCTTGGACCCAACCGTCTTCTCGACGGAGTTTTCCGACTGGATCGACAAGGACCTGTTGCAGCTCAATCCATTCGATGTCGCTTCCTTGCGTTTCCGCAACTACACGATGCAGGTTGCCAACAACCAGATTCAAGCGTTGCCGCAAATGGATGCCACCGTGGCCTTCGACGCAGAGCGAAGCAGTTGGAGCCTTCTCAACCTGAAAGAGGCAGCCCCTGGCGATCAAACGCAATTGGCCGCCGCCGAGTTGCCTGCCGATGAAAAGCTGAACACGGAAAAGCTCGACGAGATTCGCAACTCCCTGGATGACTTGACGATTGTCGACGTTTTTCGCAAGCCGGAACAATTAGCGGAAGTTCTCAAGCAGGGCGAAGGGCTTAAAGGCCTCAAGCAGGAAGACCTTCCGACGCTGGTTTCCAACGGCTTCTTCCCATACCTGATGCCAGGCGAAACCGAACCGCAGTTGGTGGGCCTGAACGGCGAACTGGTCATCGAAACCCAAGACGCGATTCGTTACCGACTTTTATTCGGTCTCGAAAAGCTTGGGGGTGATAACAAAGACCAGAAGCAGCAGTACCTCTTCGTCCAAACCGAACTAGTCGACGAGATGTTGCCGCCGCCGATGCTGCAAGAGGTTCCCGAGATCAAGGAAGGGGAAGACCAAGACATCGAAGCCCAAGCCAAGGCCCGCGAGAAGATTTTGCAAGACAACGATGCCAAGATGACCGAGTATCGTGAAATGAAGAACCTGGCCACGCGAAAGATCTACGAGCTGAACACACGTTTTGCCGACTGGTATTACGTGGTGAAAGCCGAGGACGTTGCCAAGATCTTGCTCAATCGTGATCAGTTGGGCGTCCCAATCAATCAACCCACCAACCAGCCCAGCGGAGTACCAGGACGCGTCTTCCCAGGCGGTCCAGGCACGGGCATGATGCGACCACCTGCTGCCCAGCAGCCGATGACTCAGCCAATGCCTCAATCGGAACCAATGGATAAGCCGGCTTCTGAGGAGCCAGCCGATCAACCGCCAGCCGATCAACCGCCAGCGGGCGACAAACCAGCCGGCGACGAAACTCCTAAGGAAGAGGCTGCTACCAAAGAAGAGCCGGCTGAAACTCCAAGCGAGCCAATGAAGCCAGCCGAAGATATGGCCGAACCAGCAACTGAGGAGAAACCGGCCGAAACCGAAGAAACCCCAGACGCAACGCCAGAAAGCGACACGCCGGCCGAGGAATCTGCGGAATAA
- a CDS encoding ADP-ribosylglycohydrolase family protein produces MNESVTDRKRGCLIGLAVGDALGAAVEFKPPGSFPPVTGYRDGGPHRLDAGQWTDDTSMALALADSIGQAGWDLNDQASRYLSWMQGGAYSVNGICFDVGIATRGALLRFEASQDAYSSGDPSIRASGNGSIMRLAPVPIHYAECFPDRINELATHAEQSSIPTHASPICLSACRYMALVLAGFIYGLERDVVLDPKWEALEQLKSLAPLAPEINEIADGSFRRREPPEIVGSGYVVKSLEASLWAFARSDNFEDAVLDAVNLGDDADTTGAVCGQLAGAYWGESGIPESLRNGLDKPDMLEKALASITG; encoded by the coding sequence GTGAATGAATCGGTAACAGATCGAAAAAGAGGGTGCCTCATTGGCTTGGCCGTGGGGGATGCGCTCGGGGCTGCCGTCGAATTCAAACCGCCGGGCTCATTTCCACCGGTGACAGGCTACCGCGATGGTGGTCCTCATCGTCTGGATGCAGGTCAGTGGACTGACGATACCAGCATGGCCCTGGCGTTGGCCGACAGTATCGGCCAGGCTGGCTGGGACCTTAACGATCAGGCATCACGCTACCTTTCCTGGATGCAAGGCGGAGCCTATTCCGTGAATGGCATTTGCTTCGACGTCGGCATCGCGACGCGAGGTGCCCTGCTTCGCTTTGAAGCTTCGCAGGATGCCTACTCGTCCGGAGATCCCTCAATACGCGCCAGCGGCAATGGATCGATCATGCGTCTGGCGCCCGTGCCGATTCATTACGCTGAATGCTTTCCGGATCGAATCAATGAGCTCGCCACCCATGCTGAGCAGTCCAGTATTCCCACACACGCCAGTCCAATTTGCCTGTCGGCGTGCCGTTACATGGCACTGGTGCTTGCCGGTTTTATTTATGGCTTAGAGCGAGATGTCGTTCTTGATCCGAAGTGGGAAGCACTCGAGCAGCTGAAATCACTTGCCCCGCTCGCCCCTGAGATCAACGAGATTGCCGACGGTAGCTTTCGCCGACGAGAGCCGCCTGAGATTGTAGGCAGCGGTTACGTCGTCAAAAGCCTCGAGGCATCCCTGTGGGCGTTTGCTCGCTCGGATAACTTTGAGGACGCCGTGCTGGACGCTGTGAACCTCGGGGATGATGCCGATACAACAGGCGCGGTCTGTGGTCAGTTGGCCGGGGCCTACTGGGGTGAAAGTGGCATTCCGGAATCACTACGAAACGGACTCGATAAGCCTGACATGCTTGAGAAAGCCTTGGCGAGTATCACCGGCTAA
- the larE gene encoding ATP-dependent sacrificial sulfur transferase LarE, whose amino-acid sequence MTCDPSLSASERLLNWFHDLDSCLVAFSGGVDSSVVAKAAALALGDESFAVTAKSPSVAERDLRIAKETAEAIGIRHEVIETAELNRPGYVANAPDRCFHCKSELYDHLSAIRAKYETAVIVNGANLDDRGDHRPGMIAATNAGVRSPLLECEIDKATLREIAKLWDIPVWDRPASPCLASRIAYGVEVTPERLKMVELAEETLRSLGLRDLRVRYHEGDLARLEVPIEAIEWLAKPETRETLEQRLTEIGFKFVTLDLGGLKSGSLNQLIQVSLNET is encoded by the coding sequence ATGACTTGCGATCCTTCACTTTCGGCCAGCGAGCGACTGCTCAACTGGTTTCACGACCTCGATTCCTGCCTGGTTGCTTTCTCAGGTGGTGTCGATAGTAGTGTCGTGGCCAAGGCCGCCGCGCTCGCGTTGGGGGACGAGTCGTTTGCGGTAACGGCCAAGAGCCCGAGTGTTGCTGAGCGTGATCTGCGAATCGCCAAGGAGACAGCCGAGGCCATTGGCATTCGGCACGAGGTGATCGAGACGGCCGAACTGAATCGACCAGGCTATGTGGCCAACGCTCCTGATCGCTGCTTCCACTGTAAGTCGGAATTGTACGATCACCTTTCGGCGATTCGTGCAAAGTACGAAACGGCCGTGATCGTGAATGGGGCGAACCTCGATGACCGGGGTGACCATCGCCCAGGAATGATCGCCGCAACCAACGCCGGCGTCCGCTCTCCCCTTTTGGAGTGCGAGATCGACAAAGCCACGCTCCGCGAAATTGCCAAGCTGTGGGATATCCCGGTTTGGGATCGCCCTGCTTCGCCGTGCCTGGCAAGTCGGATCGCGTACGGCGTTGAAGTCACGCCCGAGCGTCTGAAGATGGTGGAACTGGCAGAAGAAACGCTTCGTTCGCTCGGCCTTCGCGATCTCCGCGTGCGTTACCACGAGGGTGATTTGGCCCGCCTGGAAGTGCCCATTGAAGCAATCGAGTGGCTCGCCAAGCCAGAGACGCGTGAAACGCTTGAGCAGCGTCTAACCGAAATCGGCTTCAAGTTCGTCACGCTCGACCTGGGTGGCCTGAAGTCTGGCAGCTTGAATCAATTGATTCAGGTATCGCTCAACGAGACTTAA